The genomic window GCATGGTTAAAATCTGTCAGATATTTCTTCCTCAGGATAACCAGGTTCTCTGTAGAATATGCTGTAAATCCTTATGTTGCCATTTTCTATATCATATATGGCTATGTGGTCGTTTTTGCCCATTCTTTCTTCTTTTATTTCTAACCTGTATATGTCTCTTCCTTTAATCTGGATTAGTTTGGCGTCAGCATGGTTTGTTGGATCGTCTTTGAGTTCCTCAATCTTTTCTTTAATAACCTTTAGTTGTTCTTTCTCTAACTCTTTAAGCTCTTTTTCTGCTCCTTCAACGAAGTCAATGTTCATTCCTTGATCCCTAGATTTTCCCAGACTTCATCTGCTGGAGTAGTCTCAAGCTCTCCCTTCTTTTCTTTCTCCCAGACTTCCAAAATCCTTTCAACTTCTTTAGGGTATAGTTTTGTCTCTCGTTTCAGTTTCTCTCTTATAGCCTCTCGCACCCACTCAGAGGGAGAAGGATAGTTCTCTTTCTCAGCTGTTTCTTCTATCTGTTTTTTCTGGTCATCCGGTACTCTAACATTTATCGAACCCATTCAAAACCACATGTAACACAGATACTTCACAAATGTTTTACATCTTATGTTTCTTTGTAGTCTTCGTGACTTGTTCCTTTATACTCTACTCCCTCATTTTTATCTCTGATAATTTCTTCTACTTCTCCATCGAACTGAGAAAGGTCTTCCTTATCTCTATCGAGGTAATCGAACTAGAAAACCAATAAGACTTCTCATTAGTTGAACTATTTAGGCCATCCTGGACAGTATTCCGAAGATTGTGCCGAAGATTGAGATCAGTGTTCTGAAGAATCCGACGATTAGTGTTGATATGAAGTTGGCGAGCATTTTCTTGTTTCGAGAAGGTCCATGATCTGAATGACCGTGATCTCCGTGTCCGCTCACTAAGTTAGTTAGGAAATACTAATGTTTTTAATGTATCGTAGAGGCTCTGAGGAGTAGCAACAACCCAAAGTTCCACATGAAATCAGGGGGTCGAGAAGTTCTATATAGATCGAACACATTCAAAGAAGTATACAAAAGATTCGAGTAAATTCGAAAAGAGTTTAGAATAGTTTATTGAGAACAAAGTAATTTTTCTAGCTAAATTAGAATCAATATCCGTCAGAAAGTTTTCGAAACAAGAGTTGTAACCCACTGGTAAACCAGTTTAAAAGAGGTTCATTGTTCGCTAAGAATTAACTTTAGAGAAGTCTAAAACAAAGATTATGACCTGGTCTAGAAATCAGTTAAAGCCATATTTGAACCTCCAAATGAGCTAAATTTGAGATCCTTAAAGTTTGATTTATACTCAGAGTACTTATCCAACTGTTCAGAATCCTTAGGAACCCATAAACACTGGACACTTGGTATATTTTCTGGAGAAAAAACCAAAGAGTACAATCTCTGCAATTTTTTGTCCATACAAAGCACAACCAAGTTTAAACCTTCATAACGGACATCCAAGCGACCATTTTTGCTACCGGATGCTGTTATATTCTTTTTAGTATTACCATCCGTGTAAATAACTGTCTTTATTTGAATAAGTGCTATTTCATTATCTTTCACTGCCAACATGTCTACACCCTG from Candidatus Nanohalobium constans includes these protein-coding regions:
- a CDS encoding ribbon-helix-helix domain-containing protein, producing the protein MGSINVRVPDDQKKQIEETAEKENYPSPSEWVREAIREKLKRETKLYPKEVERILEVWEKEKKGELETTPADEVWENLGIKE